The following are encoded in a window of Vigna unguiculata cultivar IT97K-499-35 chromosome 8, ASM411807v1, whole genome shotgun sequence genomic DNA:
- the LOC114194971 gene encoding uncharacterized protein LOC114194971: protein MAKIATVLKIEESELLEKKQNRNNVEGFPLPYLEETARIMAAREEWEVYMDVLAMMIYGVVLFPRCDQFIDLAAIDAFMAYKHKRECPVITILADTLHTLNVCYEKKNEKLMCCLPVLFVWLVTTIFKRSGGAVCPIEDFKGCSIKKDLDWQFYMASMSQSNVRWCPRWKNLTEMIWRCGDFPNVPLMGTRACINYNPIIGMRQHRRPIQGPPSEEVITPFLVPNLQNQEMLTRVRRAWEKVVKKK from the coding sequence ATGGCAAAGATTGCGACAGTGTTGAAGATTGAAGAAAGCGAGTTGTTAGAAAAGAAGCAAAATAGAAACAACGTGGAAGGATTTCCTCTACCCTATTTGGAAGAAACGGCTCGGATAATGGCTGCAAGGGAAGAGTGGGAGGTTTATATGGATGTGCTAGCTATGATGATATACGGGGTGGTCTTATTCCCTAGATGTGATCAATTTATAGACTTGGCGGCAATTGATGCTTTCATGGCCTATAAACATAAAAGAGAATGTCCAGTGATAACTATTCTAGCAGATACTCTTCATACACTGAATGTTTGTtatgagaaaaagaatgaaaaattaatgtGTTGTCTCCCAGTATTATTTGTCTGGTTGGTTACTACTATCTTCAAGCGAAGTGGTGGGGCAGTTTGTCCCATTGAAGATTTTAAGGGTTGTAGCATAAAAAAGGATTTGGATTGGCAATTCTACATGGCAAGTATGAGCCAGAGTAATGTGAGATGGTGTCCAAGGTGGAAGAATTTGACTGAGATGATTTGGCGATGTGGCGATTTCCCCAATGTACCTCTTATGGGAACTAGAGCTTGCATCAATTACAACCCTATAATAGGAATGAGGCAGCACAGACGTCCCATCCAAGGACCACCTTCTGAAGAAGTCATAACTCCCTTCCTggtcccaaatctgcagaatcAGGAAATGTTGACTAGAGTACGTCGTGCTTGggagaaagtagtaaaaaaaaaatga